The following proteins are encoded in a genomic region of Phoenix dactylifera cultivar Barhee BC4 unplaced genomic scaffold, palm_55x_up_171113_PBpolish2nd_filt_p 000178F, whole genome shotgun sequence:
- the LOC120105029 gene encoding uncharacterized protein LOC120105029 produces MTIPAFQGKNDPELYLEWERKVEHVFECHNYSEEKMVKLAIVEFHDYASIWWDQMVTSRRRNGERPIGAWDEMKAVMRKRFVPSHYYRDLHRKLQSLTQGSMSVEDYYKEMEIAMIRANVEEDREATMARFIGGLKKEIADVVELQHYIEMKDLLHKAILVERCQGVGHIASQCPNKRAMILLDNGDIESVSSSDDDMPPLEDCSDFEVAEPVVGDVLVTRRALNMQPKAGGNEEQREHIFHTRCHINDKEFGDIFPEEIPHGLPPTRGIEHQIDLIPGSSIPNRPAYRTSPEEAKEIQSSKGISVDEEKVRAIREWPTPKNANEVWDSCSKHAFGDYYRHDGFLFKKNKLCVPVCSLREMLVRESHGGGLMGHFGIKRTLEILHEHFYWSNMKHDVQSVCDKCIACKQAKSKVMPHGFYTPLPVSNQPWTDISMDFVLGLPRSQGGKDSIFVVVDRFSKMAHFIACSKNQ; encoded by the exons ATGACAATCCCTGCATTCCAAGGTAAAAATGATCCTGAATTATATTTAGAGTGGGAGAGAAAGGTTGAACATGTGTTTGAATGTCATAATTATTCCGAGGAGAAGATGGTTAAACTAGCCATTGTTGAGTTCCATGATTATGCTAGTATTTGGTGGGATCAAATGGTGACTAGTAGACGTAGAAATGGGGAGAGGCCTATTGGTGCATGGGATGAGATGAAGGCTGTCATGAGAAAAAGGTTTGTACCCAGCCACTACTATagagatttgcacaggaaattgcAAAGTCTAACTCAAGGCTCCATGAGTGTGGAAGATTACTATAAGGAGATGGAAATAGCCATGATTAGAGCCAATGTTGAAGAAGACCGAGAGGCAACAATGGCTAGATTCATTGGAGGTTTAAAGAAGGAGATAGCTGATGTGGTAGAATTGCAACATTATATAGAGATGAAGGATTTGCTGCACAAAGCTATTCTAGTGGAAag GTGTCAAGGAGTTGGACATATTGCTTCTCAATGTCCAAACAAAAGAGCCATGATACTGCTGGATAATGGAGACATAGAGAGTGTGAGCTCAAGTGATGATGACATGCCACCATTGGAGGATTGTAGTGATTTTGAAGTTGCTGAACCTGTTGTTGGAGATGTGCTTGTTACTAGGCGTGCTCTCAACATGCAACCTAAGGCGGGTGGTAATGAGGAGCAACGTGAGCATATATTTCATACAAGATGCCATATAAACGACAAG GAATTTGGTGATATTTTTCCAGAAGAAATTCCCCATGGATTACCTCCTACAAGAGGTATTGAGCATCAGATTGACTTAATTCCAGGTTCTTCAATCCCAAATAGACCAGCCTACAGAACAAGTCCAGAGGaagcaaaagaaattcaaag CTCGAAAGGAATAAGTGTGGATGAGGAGAAGGTAAGGGCAATTAGAGAATGGCCTACACCTAAGAATGCAAATgag GTATGGGATTCTTGTTCTAAACATGCTTTTGGGGACTATTATAGGCATGATGGTTtcttgtttaagaaaaataagttgTGTGTGCCTGTTTGTTCCTTGCGTGAAATGCTAGTTAGAGAAAGTCATGGTGGTGGATTGATGGGACATTTTGGGATAAAAAGGACCTTAGAAATATTGCATGAGCATTTTTATTGGTCTAACATGAAGCATGATGTGCAATCGGTCTGTGATAAGTGCATAGCATGTAAACAAGCTAAATCTAAAGTCATGCCCCATGGCTTCTATACACCTTTGCCTGTGTCTAATCAACCCTGGACTGATATTTCAATGGATTTCGTGTTAGGATTACCTCGATCTCAAGGTGGCAAAGATAGTATATTTGTCGTTGTTGATAGGTTTAGTAAAATGGCGCATTTCATTGCATGCTCTAAAAACCAATGA